A genomic window from Methanovulcanius yangii includes:
- a CDS encoding SWIM zinc finger family protein, which produces MSGEPPKAGNNAGITESPKTGGDADDYIRRHYGERGKKAILACREGKVEKYLDFYVVHGMTGTYVVEDDFCTCSDFLFRGKECWHILAVRYARSCGLCANRDEWFQEKLEKLPEANTI; this is translated from the coding sequence TTGTCTGGTGAACCTCCGAAGGCCGGGAACAATGCCGGAATAACAGAATCGCCGAAGACTGGCGGAGATGCAGATGATTACATAAGGAGGCACTATGGGGAGAGAGGGAAAAAAGCGATTCTTGCATGCCGTGAAGGAAAGGTTGAAAAATACCTGGATTTCTATGTGGTACACGGGATGACGGGGACGTATGTAGTGGAGGATGATTTCTGTACCTGCAGCGATTTCCTTTTCCGCGGGAAGGAATGCTGGCATATCCTCGCTGTCAGGTACGCCCGAAGTTGTGGTCTGTGCGCAAACCGGGACGAATGGTTCCAGGAAAAACTGGAAAAACTACCTGAAGCAAACACTATATGA